The Drosophila mauritiana strain mau12 chromosome 2R, ASM438214v1, whole genome shotgun sequence genome has a segment encoding these proteins:
- the LOC117136537 gene encoding uncharacterized protein LOC117136537, which translates to MTDFNASGVILSLDEYFDQCVEPKPKIPPRYSCNAASKGGNRQPGHLRSYKDQDQDGDDDEIEDFQGSVLENGQSILTNFDSTASQINFEMNDFDKVYWEQESQSSEASQGSATCRMFGNNVNRASAAAQPGLSDQARGHVKSRLDLREGSRFRNSFNKGRKRQYNLHTRNEFHRQQQQPQIAKEQGLRSAYNAFSSQKIHPNQQTDLQIGVNKHFQYTHQAPIDLRSSRNNKGPDHYDWTGSTSIGSLMDSVSHIPDNRVKNHLPCETITRYTDNSMGVFAGEERDIHSPQTGLEPAAVDSERMKVSKMARNVLLMLKSVAQQNNQGDSCDIFKNIDWINGPVEEPRSVAFPEREGGRDELHRFN; encoded by the exons ATGACGGATTTCAATGCATCCGGAGTCATTCTGTCTTTGG ATGAGTACTTCGATCAATGCGTAGAACCGAAACCCAAAATACCGCCACGATACTCGTGTAATGCGGCCTCCAAGGGCGGCAATCGCCAGCCGGGGCACTTGCGGTCCTACAAGGACCAGGATCAGGATGGCGACGACGATGAAATTGAAGATTTCCAGGGCTCCGTGCTAGAAAATGGCCAATCGATTCTGACCAATTTCGATTCTACTGCCTCGCAAATCAACTTTGAGATGAATGACTTTGATAAGGTGTACTGGGAGCAGGAGTCCCAAAGCTCGGAGGCCTCACAAGGCTCAGCCACGTGCCGCATGTTTGGTAACAACGTCAACCGGGCATCAGCGGCAGCTCAACCGGGGCTCAGTGACCAGGCACGTGGTCACGTTAAGTCGCGCCTTGATCTGAGAGAAGGCTCTCGATTTCGTAATAGTTTTAACAAGGGACGCAAACGTCAGTACAATCTCCATACGCGGAACGAATTCCATcgtcaacagcagcagccccAGATTGCTAAGGAGCAGGGACTGCGATCCGCCTACAATGCCTTCAGCAGCCAAAAAATCCATCCAAATCAACAAACTGACCTACAAATTGGTGTAAATAAACATTTCCAGTATACTCACCAGGCACCCATTGATCTGCGtagcagccgcaacaacaaggGACCTGACCACTATGACTGGACCGGCTCCACCTCGATCGGCTCTTTAATGGATTCGGTGTCCCATATTCCGGATAATCGTGTCAAGAACCACTTGCCCTGTGAAACCATCACGCGTTACACGGACAACTCGATGGGCGTGTTTGCTGGAGAAGAGCGGGATATTCATAGCCCGCAGACTGGTCTGGAACCCGCCGCAGTTGATTCCGAGCGCATGAAAGTCAGTAAAATGGCCCGTAACGTGTTGCTCATGCTCAAGAGCGTTGCCCAACAAAACAACCAAGGAGACTCGTGTGACATTTTCAAG AACATTGACTGGATCAACGGACCGGTGGAGGAGCCCCGAAGTGTCGCATTTCCTGAACGTGAAGGGGGAAGGGACGAACTGCATCGTTTTAACTAG
- the LOC117138153 gene encoding cytoplasmic tRNA 2-thiolation protein 1 has protein sequence MPIICKSQCGNRAALKRPKTGDALCKDCFFAAFEAEIHHTISSSNLFRRGEKVAVAASGGKDSTVLAHVLKLLNERHNYGLELVLLSIDEGITGYRDDSLETVKQNRDDYQMPLKILSYEELYGWTMDRIVAQIGRSNNCTFCGVFRRQALDRGAKLLGVDSIATGHNADDIAETVLMNVLRGDTARLRRCTSIRTGGGEDTIPRVKPLKYSYEKEIVMYAHYKKLVYFSTECVFAPNAYRGHARAFLKDLEKVRPSVIMDIIYSGEQLRFKDTVKKPERGTCTRCGFVSSQQPCKACVLLEGLNRGLPKLGIGKKSKGERMIAKQNQELALRERANLVKNDF, from the exons ATGCCTATTATCTGCAAGTCGCAGTGCGGAAATCGCGCTGCTTTGAAG CGACCCAAAACAGGCGATGCCCTGTGCAAGGATTGCTTCTTTGCCGCCTTCGAGGCAGAGATCCATCACACAATCTCCTCCAGCAACTTGTTCCGACGTGGAGAGAAGGTGGCCGTAGCGGCCAGTGGAGGCAAGGACTCCACGGTCCTGGCGCACGT CTTAAAACTGCTGAATGAACGCCATAACTACGGTCTGGAACTTGTGCTGCTTTCCATAGACGAGGGCATCACTGGCTATCGGGATGACAGTTTGGAGACAGTGAAACAGAACCGTGACGACTACCAGATGCCACTAAAGATACTGTCCTATGAGGAGCTCTACGGCTGGACCATGGACCGCATTGTTGCCCAGATCGGACGTTCTAACAACTGCACGTTTTGCGGCGTCTTCCGCCGACAGGCCTTGGATAGAGGGGCCAAGCTTTTGGGCGTTGACAGCATAGCCACAGGCCACAATGCAGACGACATTGCGGAGACAGTCTTGATGAACGTGCTTCGTGGGGACACGGCGCGCCTGCGACGCTGCACGAGCATCCGCACCGGCGGTGGCGAGGATACCATTCCCCGAGTGAAGCCCCTCAAATACAGCTACGAGAAGGAAATCGTGATGTACGCCCACTACAAAAAGCTGGTCTACTTCTCAACGGAGTGCGTATTCGCCCCCAATGCGTATCGCGGCCACGCCAGAGCGTTTCTCAAGGATCTGGAGAAAGTGCGACCATCGGTTATAATGGACATCATCTACTCTGGCGAACAGCTTCGCTTCAAGGACACGGTAAAGAAGCCCGAGCGTGGCACATGCACACGATGTGGCTTCGTTTCCTCCCAGCAGCCCTGCAAGGCGTGCGTCCTTCTCGAGGGTCTAAATAGGGGATTGCCGAAGCTTGGCATAGGCAAGAAGTCGAAGGGCGAGCGAATGATTGCCAAGCAGAACCAGGAACTAGCCCTGCGGGAGCGAGCAAACTTAGTAAAAAACGATTTTTAA
- the LOC117138150 gene encoding tetratricopeptide repeat protein 37, producing the protein MSAVKESKALIKDIRETIKLGKHAEAIPKCQRLLKSEPENAMGYLLLGAAYQNIDKVEAAKNLRQCIKCTEGPAPAALLGLANCAPSNELPEIYDQLADLQPEQSLNYCEKLFNLASDSNVAPLCFTVLKKRVQDTENGNFTKIQEYLGRIWVSNDLEIAPEDTQLYKTTMEALLQTSEPSARSVVYKRYLKWLYKKQDYKSCVRHACNMIESHPKDVYGFEWICKTYCEHHEQSEIDLWQQELRHPVQVYAEQLLELNPNSNLALLVNALDLFAEGQLVASRQLALQAQKSQPAYKVTLELLARIHMELGAYKLSLQLWQEIGQENDAFALCLSHEKSVSKLREAVKILQTLENSEGNIKTLARCYFKLGELHLLKDLPLDDLTKAEFVLSPSEALQEIADCESFEAYLLCGKLHMALKNYSDALNYVLKATRLRPHFSECFDYLGRLYPLATGDISRARKCYEKCISLNPLAEEAVDALSFIYQELGEEELNEALLLNTLSHLDSNESIRLQYKLGLHFLHVKKWDNAIQCFRIAIKNDSRCISYWESLGDAYAGRGSYNSAIRVFQKILELSPENNYALLQIASVKTTIRMYTESIEDYDTLLKRNPSYLPGLRGAAEAHIGIANSLKSQNLYGRCKEHFQLALEHLQIAFLQREAQGMVWLWRLSANIFVQTAQLPHSLANLDVAGNLAKREEAIAYLSRKDLLQLAQRFYLCALKLKQNTYLWYELSLASYYSAILIPEDAKAHLETATKACKMAIKEHSNRWQNWNLLGVINMHSENENLPLAQHCFIQAVMLEKKCYIAWTNLGVLYIKLNEVRLANEAFTRAQQSSPVYANAWIGQAMVAESIGDREEAFDLFRHCQQFDYHPEAALGFAHWVCEMLSTPGSGDKPRIKHAIEHMYADVHALDAINWYVQNEETEATTASLSFQGFLYARKKLYRQAIEAFTRACKLCEPGADRDKLYTNLGYLYLKIDQPEQAAHALNTVAHATFKPIIGLAQAYYRAGQLQESYSIYNSVLANVVDHGDDKAATILVAMASMIYDFQGEADTKTLLYQCVLLKEVPIQALYSALALGILHRDNALIHTILAELNAYAFKKEYCADVSYLTAHYILINEGARRALCYLQTRIRMFPHSRNLRSVVLKFLLDYFSDDQAYRLATSNMGRITLTLGHTKQQNSILASEEALTTIYASQAVSPVDKTCSMKLLQRAILLSPTDQRARQLLSAIIANS; encoded by the exons atgaGCGCTGTAAAAGAGTCAAAGGCCTTGATCAAGGATATCCGGGAGACGATAAAACTGGGCAAGCATGCGGAAGCCATACCCAAGTGCCAA CGCCTGCTTAAATCGGAGCCCGAAAATGCTATGGGATACTTGTTGCTCGGGGCAGCCTACCAGAATATCGACAAGGTGGAGGCGGCCAAGAACCTGAGGCAGTGCATCAAGTGCACGGAGGGTCCGGCCCCTGCCGCGCTCCTCGGACTCGCCAACTGCGCGCCCAGCAACGAACTGCCCGAAATCTATGATCAGTTGGCTGACCTGCAACC AGAACAATCCTTGAACTATTGCGAAAAGCTTTTCAACTTGGCCAGTGACTCAAATGTGGCTCCTTTGTGCTTCACAGTACTAAAAAAGAGAGTGCAGGACACAGAGAATGGAAATTTCACTAAAATTCAAGAGTATCTGGGACGCATTTGGGTCTCAAACGACTTGGAAATTGCACCCGAAGATACTCAGCTT TACAAAACGACTATGGAAGCTCTGCTGCAGACCTCTGAACCCAGTGCAAGGAGTGTGGTTTACAAGCGATACCTGAAGTGGCTTTACAAGAAGCAGGATTATAAGTCATGCGTGCGGCACGCCTGCAACATGATCGAGTCGCATCCCAAAGATGTCTATGGCTTCGAGTGGATATGCAAGACCTACTGCGAACACCACGAGCAATCCGAAATAGATCTTTGGCAACAGGAGCTGAGGCATCCCGTTCAGGTGTACGCTGAGCAGCTTCTGGAGCTTAATCCTAACTCTAACCTTGCTTTGTTAGTTAATGCCCTGGATCTTTTCGCTGAGGGGCAGCTCGTCGCATCCAGGCAATTGGCATTGCAGGCGCAGAAAAGTCAACCTGCGTACAAAGTAACACTGGAATTGCTGGCTCGTATCCACATGGAGCTGGGCGCATACAAGTTGTCCCTCCAGCTGTGGCAGGAGATTGGCCAGGAAAACGACGCTTTTGCTCTGTGTTTATCGCACGAAAAGAGCGTTTCGAAACTAAGAGAAGCTGTCAAGATTTTACAAACACTTGAAAACTCCGAGGGCAATATTAAGACTTTGGCTCG CTGCTACTTCAAGCTGGGGGAACTGCACTTGCTGAAAGATTTGCCCTTGGATGATCTGACCAAAGCTGAATTTGTTTT ATCTCCATCTGAAGCTCTTCAAGAAATTGCTGACTGTGAGTCTTTTGAGGCATACCTACTTTGTGGCAAGCTGCATATGGCGCTGAAAAACTATTCAGACGCCCTAAATTATGTGCTAAAGGCCACTCGATTGCGTCCGCACTTTTCCGAGTGCTTTGACTATCTGGGCAGGCTGTACCCGCTGGCCACTGGGGACATCTCGCGAGCCCGCAAGTGCTACGAGAAGTGCATAAGCCTCAATCCCCTTGCTGAGGAAGCTGTGGATGCCTTGAGCTTTATCTACCAGGAACTGGGCGAGGAGGAACTGAACGAGGCCCTGCTGCTGAACACATTGAGCCATTTGGATAGCAATGAATCAATTCGATTGCAGTACAAGCTGGGTCTGCATTTCTTGCATGTGAAGAAGTGGGACAAT GCAATACAATGCTTTCGCATTGCCATTAAGAATGACTCCCGCTGCATTAGCTACTGGGAGTCATTGGGTGATGCTTATGCGGGACGCGGCTCGTACAACTCGGCTATTCGAGTCTTTCAAAAGATCCTTGAACTATCCCCGGAGAATAATTATGCCCTGCTTCAGATAGCCTCAGTCAAAACG ACAATACGCATGTACACGGAATCTATCGAAGATTACGATACGCTGCTAAAACGGAATCCTAGTTACCTGCCCGGACTTCGAGGTGCTGCTGAGGCGCATATTGGCATTGCGAATAGTTTGAAAAGCCAGAACTTGTACGGAAGATGCAAAGAGCATTTCCAATTGGCTCTGGAACACCTTCAAAT CGCCTTCCTCCAGCGTGAAGCTCAAGGCATGGTTTGGCTATGGCGCCTCTCGGCCAACATTTTCGTTCAGACAGCCCAGTTGCCGCACTCGTTGGCCAACTTGGATGTGGCTGGAAACCTAGCCAAGCGCGAAGAAGCCATTGCGTATCTGTCACGCAAGGATCTTCTACAACTAGCTCAGCGCTTCTACTTGTGTGCCCTAAAACTGAAACAGAATACCTACCTGTGGTACGAGCTGTCGTTGGCCAGCTACTACAGTGCCATTCTCATTCCGGAGGATGCAAAAGCCCACTTAGAGACGGCGACTAAGGCGTGCAAAATGGCCATTAAGGAGCATAGCAATCGATGGCAAAATTGGAATCTTCTCGGAGTGATCAATATGCACTCCGAAAACGAGAACTTGCCATTGGCACAGCACTGTTTTATTCAGGCTGTAATGCTGGAAAAGAAGTGCTACATAGCGTGGACCAATCTCGGAGTTCTCTATATTAAACTGAATGAAGTCCGATTGGCCAACGAGGCCTTTACGAGAGCCCAGCAATCAAGTCCCGTGTACGCCAACGCTTGGATCGGTCAAGCAATGGTGGCGGAGTCCATTGGCGATCGCGAGGAAGCCTTTGATCTATTTCGTCATTGCCAACAGTTCGATTACCATCCGGAGGCGGCGCTTGGATTTGCGCACTGGGTGTGCGAAATGCTGTCGACTCCGGGATCTGGCGACAAGCCGCGCATTAAGCATGCCATCGAACACATGTACGCTGATGTGCATGCGCTGGATGCCATCAATTG GTATGTGCAAAACGAGGAGACGGAAGCGACTACAGCATCGCTGTCGTTCCAGGGATTCCTCTACGCCCGGAAAAAACTGTATCGGCAAGCAATCGAAGCCTTCACTCGGGCGTGTAAGTTGTGCGAACCTGGAGCGGATCGTGACAAGCTGTACACGAATCTTGGATACCTGTACTTGAAAATAGACCAGCCAGAGCAGGCGGCTCACGCCCTAAACACGGTTGCACATGCCACATTTAAGCCGATCATAGGCCTGGCCCAGGCATATTATCGAGCCGGTCAGCTGCAGGAATCCTACTCCATTTACAACTCCGTTCTCGCCAACGTGGTTGACCATGGCGATGACAAAGCAGCTACCATCCTCGTGGCTATGGCCTCTATGATTTACGACTTTCAGGGCGAAGCGGACACCAAAACCCTACTCTATCAGTG TGTCTTGTTGAAGGAGGTCCCCATTCAGGCGTTGTACTCAGCCCTTGCCCTAGGCATACTTCATAGGGATAATGCGTTGATCCACACGATACTGGCGGAGCTGAATGCGTACGCCTTTAAGAAGGAGTATTGTGCCGACGTATCCTATTTAACGGCTCACTACATCCTGATAAAT GAGGGTGCCCGAAGAGCGTTGTGCTATCTACAGACTCGCATACGAATGTTTCCCCATTCCCGAAATCTGCGAAGTGTCGTGCTAAAGTTTCTTCTTGATTATTTCTCTGATGACCAAGCCTACCGACTGGCCACTTCAAATATGGGTCGAATAACTCTTACTCTGGGACACACTAAGCAACAAAATAG caTCTTGGCCAGCGAAGAGGCACTGACCACTATATATGCCAGTCAGGCGGTTAGTCCAGTAGACAAGACTTGTTCTATGAAGTTGTTGCAACGCGCTATACTGCTAAGCCCAACTGACCAGAGAGCCAGACAATTACTTTCCGCCATTATTGCAAATTCATGA